In one Halorubrum sp. CBA1229 genomic region, the following are encoded:
- the serS gene encoding serine--tRNA ligase has translation MLSRQFVRENPEVVREALANKGVDVDFDRILDVDEEWRELKSRGDDLRHERNEVSSEIGELKGAGKEEAAQEAIERSQELKSELQGVEERADELEAELEASLLELPQIPQESVPVGADESENVERRREGFDDLRELPADVEPHYDLGEDLEILDFERGAKVAGGGFYVAKGDGARLEHALIQFMLDVHREQGYTDVFPPIPVNSASMRGTGQLPKFTEDAYRVEGTNEDEYDDDDLWLLPTAEVPVTNLHRDEILLGEDLPLKYQAYTPNFRQEAGEHGTETRGIVRVHQFNKVEMVNFVRPEESDERFDGLVDEAEEVLRRLELPYRILEMCTGDLGFTQAKKYDIEVWAPADDMDEGPDRGGRWLEVSSVSNFEDFQARRAQIRYREEHHESADYLHTLNGSGLAVPRIVVAILEYYQNDDGTVTVPEALRPYMGGTEVIEGHDAVGETKLGGE, from the coding sequence ATGCTGTCTCGACAGTTCGTCCGGGAGAACCCCGAGGTCGTCCGCGAGGCGCTCGCCAACAAGGGCGTCGACGTGGACTTCGACCGGATACTCGACGTCGACGAGGAGTGGCGGGAGCTGAAGAGCCGCGGGGACGACCTGCGCCACGAACGCAACGAGGTCTCCTCGGAGATCGGCGAGCTCAAAGGGGCCGGCAAGGAGGAGGCGGCCCAAGAGGCGATCGAACGCTCCCAAGAGCTCAAGTCGGAGCTCCAAGGGGTCGAGGAGCGCGCCGACGAGCTTGAGGCCGAACTGGAGGCGTCGCTGCTCGAGCTCCCCCAGATCCCGCAGGAGTCGGTGCCGGTCGGCGCCGACGAGTCGGAGAACGTCGAGCGGCGCCGCGAGGGGTTCGACGACCTCCGCGAGCTCCCGGCCGACGTGGAGCCCCACTACGACCTTGGCGAGGACCTCGAGATCCTCGACTTCGAGCGCGGCGCGAAGGTCGCCGGCGGCGGCTTCTACGTCGCGAAGGGCGACGGCGCCCGGTTAGAGCACGCGCTGATCCAGTTCATGCTCGACGTCCACCGCGAGCAGGGGTACACGGACGTGTTCCCGCCGATCCCCGTCAACTCGGCGTCGATGCGCGGTACCGGACAGCTCCCGAAGTTCACCGAGGACGCCTACCGGGTCGAGGGGACGAACGAGGACGAGTACGACGACGACGACCTCTGGCTGCTCCCGACCGCGGAGGTGCCCGTGACGAACCTCCACCGCGACGAGATCCTGCTCGGCGAGGACCTCCCGCTCAAGTATCAGGCGTACACGCCGAACTTCCGGCAGGAGGCGGGCGAGCACGGCACCGAGACGCGCGGGATCGTCCGCGTCCACCAGTTCAACAAGGTGGAGATGGTGAACTTCGTCCGGCCCGAGGAGAGCGACGAGCGCTTCGACGGGCTCGTCGACGAGGCCGAGGAGGTGCTGCGCCGCCTCGAGCTCCCCTACCGCATCCTGGAGATGTGCACCGGCGACCTCGGGTTCACGCAGGCGAAGAAGTACGACATCGAGGTGTGGGCCCCCGCCGACGACATGGACGAGGGACCCGACCGCGGCGGCCGCTGGCTGGAGGTCTCCTCGGTCTCCAACTTCGAGGACTTCCAGGCGCGCCGCGCGCAGATTCGGTACCGCGAGGAGCACCACGAGTCGGCCGATTACCTCCACACCCTGAACGGCTCCGGGCTCGCGGTCCCGCGGATCGTCGTCGCGATCCTGGAGTACTACCAGAACGACGACGGCACCGTCACCGTCCCCGAGGCGCTCCGCCCGTACATGGGCGGCACCGAGGTCATCGAGGGCCACGACGCCGTCGGCGAGACGAAGCTGGGCGGGGAGTAA
- the endA gene encoding tRNA-intron lyase codes for MQPTGHLRGDAVRVAGDARQRFYDSRGYGRPLDGNEIALSRVEAAHLLFRGDLSGVALAPDADPVGFERFFVESAAAADRFAVRYLVYSDLRDRGFYLSPAREPWPGGSVGVADAVDFVAYERGSTPDTGDVKYPVQVVGERESLPADGLAGRTLAVVDEESDITYFAATEGRIEGATDYDPPDRLDGVLLSDRVVVWDAPEALYERGFYGQPLTGRAAAVEGALQLSLVEAASLAADGVLSLSASVGTAGGASSEADAERDGPAAEPDGPAAAVVARGRDVEGERFDRRLAVYKRLRAADAVPKTGFKFGADFRTYLDVETVEDLPHSEHLVRVVDADHRFSPRELSLDVRLAGGVRKEMVFALTAVGDDGGDGLGNADDAVRDADVEWLSITRLTP; via the coding sequence ATGCAACCGACAGGGCACCTGCGCGGCGACGCGGTCCGCGTCGCCGGCGACGCCCGCCAGCGCTTCTACGACTCCCGGGGGTACGGGCGCCCGCTCGACGGGAACGAGATCGCGCTCTCGCGCGTCGAGGCGGCCCACCTCCTCTTCCGCGGCGACCTCTCCGGCGTCGCCCTCGCCCCCGACGCCGACCCCGTCGGCTTCGAGCGGTTCTTCGTCGAGAGCGCGGCGGCGGCCGACCGGTTCGCGGTGCGGTACCTCGTCTACTCCGACCTCCGCGACCGTGGCTTCTACCTCTCGCCCGCCCGCGAGCCGTGGCCCGGCGGGAGCGTCGGCGTCGCCGACGCGGTCGACTTCGTCGCCTACGAGCGCGGCTCGACGCCCGACACGGGCGACGTGAAGTACCCCGTGCAGGTCGTCGGCGAGCGCGAGTCGCTCCCCGCGGACGGGCTCGCCGGGCGCACCCTCGCGGTCGTCGACGAGGAGTCCGACATCACGTACTTCGCGGCGACCGAGGGGCGAATCGAGGGCGCGACCGACTACGACCCCCCGGACCGGCTCGACGGGGTGCTCCTCTCCGACCGCGTCGTCGTCTGGGACGCCCCCGAGGCCCTCTACGAGCGCGGCTTCTACGGCCAGCCGCTCACCGGCCGCGCGGCCGCCGTCGAGGGGGCGCTCCAGCTCTCCCTCGTCGAGGCCGCGTCGCTCGCGGCCGATGGGGTCCTCTCGCTGTCGGCGTCGGTCGGGACGGCGGGCGGGGCCTCCAGTGAGGCCGACGCGGAGCGAGACGGCCCCGCCGCGGAGCCCGACGGCCCCGCCGCCGCGGTCGTCGCCCGCGGCCGCGACGTGGAGGGCGAGCGCTTCGACCGCCGGCTCGCGGTTTATAAACGCCTCCGCGCGGCCGACGCCGTCCCGAAGACCGGCTTCAAGTTCGGCGCCGACTTCCGGACGTACCTCGACGTGGAGACGGTCGAGGACCTGCCGCACTCCGAGCACCTCGTGCGCGTCGTCGACGCCGACCACCGCTTCTCGCCCCGCGAGCTGTCGCTCGACGTGCGGCTCGCGGGCGGCGTCCGCAAGGAGATGGTGTTCGCGCTGACGGCGGTCGGGGACGACGGCGGTGACGGCCTCGGAAACGCCGACGACGCGGTCCGCGACGCCGACGTCGAATGGCTCTCGATCACGCGGTTGACGCCCTGA